TTGCGTATCGTCGGTGGCGGCCCGCTCGAAGCGCGCTGGAAGCATCTGGCCGAACGGCTGGGAGTCGCCCCGAAGATCGATTGGGTCGGCTGGCTGCCCCACGACCAGGCGCGCCGGCAATACGACTGGGCCGACGTCTTCGTCTTCACCAGCCTGCGCGATAATTCCGGCACCGTGATGTTGGAAGCGATGGCGGCCGGTTTGCCGGTCGTCTGTCTCGATCATCAAGGCGCCCGCGACATCGTCACAGCCGCGTCCGGCATCAAGATTCCGCCGCACCATCCGCGCCAAGTTGTCGCCGAACTGGCGGCGGCTTTGGTCGAGCTGGCGACCAACGTCCCACGGCGCGAGCAGCTCGGCGCGGGCGCGCACGAGCGCGCCAAAGATTATTTGTGGGACAACCTGGGCCGACAGACCGCGGTTGCCTATCGAGAAGTCCTGGCCGATGCCGCGCACGCACCGCGCAGCGTGAAGCGGCAATCTGCGCCGCCGCGTTCGCAGCGCGTGAAGCTCGCCGCCCGTGAGGCCGCGGTGTGGGCGATTTGTCGCGCCGCCGCCTGCCAGCAGGCGTTCCACGGACGCCGCCCGGGCAACGACTTCGGTATCCTCACTTATCATCGCGTGACCGATCGCGTGCCCGGTTTTGCGGCGCCCACGTGGAACATTTCGCCCGCGCGCTTGCGGGAACAACTGGCCGGACTGCTGCGCCGTGGATTCAAGCCTCGGGCGTTGTCCGAGGTGCTCGAAGCGCGCACAAGCGGCGTCAAACTCCCCGAGGGTGTGTTCGTCGTCACCTTCGACGACGGCTACGAAAACAACTTCACCGATGCGCTGCCGGTGCTGGAAGAGCTGGGCGTGCCGGCCACGATTTTCCTGGCGACGTCGTTTCTCAATTCCACCTCGCCGTTTCCCTTTGACGACTGGTCGGGGCGCGGTCAGTGGGGCGTGCCGGTCAGCTCGTGGCGTCCGCTTGAATCCGGGCAATGCCGCAAGCTGCTCGATTCGGGCCTGATCGAATTAGGGACGCACACGCACACCCATCAACGATTCTTGCAGCGGATCGATGATTTTCGCGCCGACATGCAAGCCAGCATCGAGCTACTGCACGATGCATTCGGCGTGCGCCGGCCGACGTTCGCGTTTCCCCATGGGATTCACGATTCGTCGATGCTCGACGTGGTGCGTGACTTAGGTATTCGCGCCGCATTGACGACAGTGCCTGGCTTAATCGACATTTCCTCCGACCCGCTCGGCTGGGGGCGTTTCAGCGTGGAGAGCCACGACACGGCTGCCACGCTGGCCGGAAAGTTGGGTGGCTGGTACACCCCGCTCACGCACAGGCTGCGCAGCCTGGGCCGCTCGCCGGCTCGGAAAACCACCCGATCCTCGATCATCGCCACGGTGCCTGCACCGGAAGTCGAAGCTCCGGTCGAGGAAGCGCTCGTGGCGTGCGATTGAGCGTCGCGGCGCGCAAGTTCAGAAAACCTTCGATGACTCGCAAAGAAGCAGTTGCCTCACTATGCAGGTGAATGCGGTCGAAACGCCGAACGTCATGAGCGCCGTGGATTCGTCCGAAACGGCCGCGATCGGTTCGCGCGCGCGACAGCTGCTCGCCACGCATGCGGATACGATCAAGGGGCTCTTGTCGATCATCGACCAGGCCATCTTCAGCGGCACCAGCTTCGTCACGGCCGTCATCGTCGGCCGCGCGACGACACCCGACGTACTCGGTTTGTATTACCTGACGTTGACGATCGCCTACGTCGCGATAGGCATCCAGGAATGCATGATCGCGGTTCCGTACGCCATTCTGTCCCCACGGCGGCGCGGGCGTGAGCTGGCCGAATACACGGCCAGCACCTGGATCCACTATTTCTCCTGGAGCGCGCTGTGTCTTGGCGGGCTGCTTGTGGCCCTGTTGACGGTCTCGTTGACGGGCGGCGCCACGATCACGCCGGGCTTGCAAGTGTTGACCTTCACGCTGCCGGTCCTTTTGTTGCGCGAAAGTATTCGCCGCTTTGCTTTCGCGCGATTGCGCTTGACCGTAGCCATCATGCTCGATGCCACGGTCGCGTTCGTGCAATTGGCCGGCCTGCTGTCGCTGTGGTATCTCGGCGATATTTCGCTGTTCGCCATATTCGGCACGATGACGATTGCCTGCGCCGTGGCCATTTTCGGCTGGTTGAGCGTCAACCGCCCCCGGAAGATCCTGGTATCACGCCGGGCGTTGGTCGACTGGCGCCATAACTGGTCGATCGCGCAATGGTCGCTGGCCAGCTTCATGCTCAGCAACACCATTCCCTTCATCATGCCCTGGATCGTGGCCGTGGTGTCGGGGAATGCGGCGGCCGGAATCTTCGGAGCGTCGGCGACGCTGATCGGCATGACGAACGTGCTCGTGCTGGGGGCCAGCAATTTTCTCATGCCCAAGGCGGCTTCGTCGTTCGCCTCGCGCGGTGCGGCGGGGCTCAGCCGTGTGTTGATCGCGATGGCGCTGTTGTTCGTCGTCGTTATCGGATCGTTCTTCGCCGCGATATTCGTCAGTGGTGACTGGCTGGCGGTCTTCGTCTACGGCGCCGAATTCCACGGCACAGGGGGCGTCCAAGCGACTTTGGCGGCCAACATGCTGGCAGGCAGCTTGGGAATGATCGCCGCGCAGGGGCTGTTGGTGATCGGGCGGCAGAGAGTCAATTTCCTGATCGATATCGGTCTGTTTTCCATCACCATGATCAGCGCCGCGCTGCTCGTGCCGGAATGGGGACCTTTAGGGGCGGCGTTGGCTTCGCTCGCCGGCGGTACGGCCAGCACCTCGGTGCGAGCGATCCTGTTGGGCCGAGCTTTGCACGGAATGAGAGGGACGGTCGAGACGCGTTGATCACAGTTCGGGGCGATACAACGCAGAGACAAGTCATGCAGATTCGTACCACGACACCACTACAGTTGACGTCCGACGAGATCGGAGCGTGGACCACGATGCAGCGCGCCAATCCAATGCTCGCCAGTCCGTATTTCTGCGCTGAGTTCACGCAAGCCACGGCGCTTGCGCGCCATGACGTGGAAGTGGCGGTGCTCGAGATCGGCGGGCGTCCCGTCGGGTTTTTTCCCTACCAGCGTTCGCGCTGGAACGTCGGCCGTTCGGTCGCCGGCCGGCTGTCGGATTTTCAGGCCATGATCTGCTACCCGGGGCTGCAATACGATCCCGCGGCGGTGCTGCGCGGATGCGGCTTATCGGCCTGGCATTTCGATCATCTGCTCGATCCGCAGCGGAATTTCCAGGACTTCGTGTGGCGCGATGCCGACTCACCGCACATCGTTCTCGGCACTGGCATCGAGGACTATTTCGAAGGGCAGAAGAACGGCAAGAGCCTGCGGTCGGAGTACGGACAGCGCAAACGCAAGATCGAGCGCGAGGTAGGACCGTTGCGCCTGGAAACCGACGTGACGGACCGGTCCATCATCGCCACCTGTTTTCGCTGGAAAGTAGAACAGTATCTGCGGACGGGTACGCCGAATGTGTTTGCCTATCGTTGGGTCCTGGATCTGTTCGACGCGATTTTGTCGCTCCGCAACGACAATTTCTCGTCGATGGTGTCGGTGCTGTATGCCGGCAGCACGATCGCGGCGGTGAATTTCTGCCTCCGCTCGCGCGACATCCTGCATGCCTGGTTTCCAGCTTACAACATGGACCTGGCCAGGTACTCGCCGGGCACCTTGCAATGGTTCGAGATGATCGATGCGCTCCCCAAGCTCGGTTTCCGCCGCATCGACTTGGGCAAGGGCCCCGAACAGTTCAAGCGGCGTTTCATGAACGGCGCCGTCCGGGTGGCCGAAGGCACGGTCGACCTCCGACCGATGCAGCTGCTCTTCCGCCGTGTCTGGCAGCGGGCGCGCGATCGGATTCGAGATTCTCGCCTGTACGGCCCGGCGCGGACGCCGGCCGCATTCCTCTACCGACTCAATCACTGGCTGGAGCACCGCTACGTGCGGTCAAGCCGTGGCACTTTAACCAAGTGAACGTGCGATGAACGTCTTCAAGAAAATCGGCCTCTGGTACGTCCTGGCAACGCCCATCCTGGCAGGCTTTTCGACATTCGAGTTCAAGGCCGACGAAGGTTTTACCGTCACCGGTCTGATCTGGGTGTTGCAGTTCGCCACCGGCGTGCTGTTGTTGCCGTTCGTCTGGTCGTCAGACGATCATCGCGGCGATTTGCGCGCCTGGTGGCCGTGGCTGGGCTGGGCGGCCATCCTTTTCATGTCGATCGCCTGGTGCGGCAATCTCGGCCGGCGGAATATTCAAGAGGCGATGCAGTTGTGCATGCCCGTCGTCGTGGGAATGGTCGCCGCGTCGGTGATCCGCAGCCGTAACGATCTGCGCTGGTTCCTGGGAACCTTCAACGTCGCGATGGTGTTTCTCGCTCTCTTCACGTTGTTGTTCATTTCCGGCCGATTCGACGAGGAATGGATCTCGACCCGCGTTCGACCAGCGGCCTTGACCATGACGCTCATCGGCTGCGTGTACTTGTCTTACTATCCCCGCTACAAGATCTTGCCGGTCTTGGGATGGGGAACCTGCATCCTGCTGACGCTGCTGACGCAAAGCCGCATGGCGACCATGACCTTGCTGGTCGCGCCGATCGTATTTCCGGTTTATCACCGCCGGTGGATCAACCTCGCCGCGGTGGTGGCTTTGGGATTCGTCGGGGTCGGTCTGTTCTACACGCCGATCATTCAAAAGAAATTCTTCGAGTCCGGGAGCGGCGGCATTACCGAAGCATTCTCGGGAGATTTCGCCGGCGCAGGCCGTTTCGAGGCGTGGCCCGAGATTTGGAAGGAGGCGTGGACCCATCCGCTGCTCGGCGCCGGCGTAGGTTCGGCCTACGACTTCGTGCCGCAGGTCTGGGAGGACATTTTCCACGTACACAACGACTATTTGCGCGTGTTCTTCGAATTGGGGATCGTCGGCGAGGTGATCTTCGTCTTTGCCATGCTCTGGCAACTGGTCTTCCTCTATCGCCATACGCAAATCGCTCGTGGACTGACGCGCAGTACGTTCGTGGCGGCCTTCATGGGCTGGTGCGCCCTAATGATCAGCAGCGGCTCGGACAACACGATCATCTACAACATTTATTTCACCAATTTGCTGTTTGCCCTGATTGGAGCCGCCAACGGCGTCTTCCAGGCCAGCACGGCCGACGCCCACCTACCACAACCCGCGACCAGCGCGGACTTGACCAATATGCATTACCGCCCCATTTGATCGACGCCCACCACAAGGAAATGCGGACAATGTCTCGACACCAAACTTTGCCCATGACCGTAAGTCTGATCATTCCGACGTACAATCGCGCGCACATGATCACGGCGGCGATTCGCAGTGCCCTGGCGCAGACGCGCGTGCCGGACGAGATCGTCGTGGTCGACGACGGATCGACCGACAATACGGTCGAGGTGCTGGAGCAATTCGCTCCGCTGGTGCGCATCGTGCGGCAGCCGAACCGCGGTCGATCGTCCGCGCGCAACAACGGTATTCGCAATGCCAAGGGCGACGCCGTGTTGTTTCTCGATTCGGACGACATGCTGATGCCTCGCGCCGTGGACGCTTGCGTCGCGGTCCTCGAGCGGCGCCCGGAAATCGACGTGGTATACGGCGACGCGGAACTGGTCGACGTGCACGGAAACTTCCTGTGCAAGTACAGCGATCGCATGACCGGCGAACGACCCGTCGGCAACATCCTGGGCGAACTGGGACGGCGCTGCTGCCTGACCATGGTCACCATGGTGCGGAAGACCGCGCTCGTGGGTGTGGCTTTCGAAGAGGGAATGGAATTCGGCGAGGATTACGATTTCTGGCGGCAGTTGGCCGCGCGATCGCAATTCGCATACGTCGACGAGCCCTTGATGCGCTATCGTATCCATCCGGGCATGACCGTGACTTCGAACCCGATCAAAACGCTCGACTCGGAGCTGGAAGTTCAGCGTCGGGTACACGCCATGCCGGAGTTCGCCTGTCTGCCGCGGCGCGTGCGTGCCATGGCCTATTCCTCGCACGGTGCGAAGCAAGCGATGCGCGATCGCGGGCGATTGGCGCGGGCGATGTTCTGGAAGGCGATCGTCACGGACCCGACTAGTTTGACGCCGTATGCGCTGTTGGGGCTGTCGCTGTTCGGCTTGCGACCGCTGCAGTACGCGATTCTCAAGCGCCGCAAGATGATGGGAGACAATATCGCCATCGAGGCCGGAACCAAGGCCATTGCACAACAGCGTGCCGTGCCGGCCGAGGACGCGTCCGATCACGATATGGCGGAGGTCGAGGAGCACATTTATGGTTAAGGTCCTTGTCGTCGGGCAGACCCCGCCGCCATACCTCGGCCAGCCGATCATGTTGCAGCGTTTGCTGGAGAGCAACATGGCGGACGTCGAGTTCCTTCACGTCGGCACGCGGCTGTCCACCGACTCGAACGAAGTGGGACGATTTCGCGTGGCCAAGGTGCTGACCTTGCTGCCGATCATCGCGCGCATCTGGTGGGCGCGGCTGGTTCATGGCGTGAAAGTGCTTTACTACCCGCCGGCAGGGCCGATTCGCGTCACGATGTTTCGCGACTTTGCCATCCTGCTTCCCACGCGGTGGTTGTTCTCGAAAACGATCTTCCACTTTCATGCCAGCGGCATTTCCGAGATCTACGAACGCCTGCCGGCCTGGCAACGGTGGCTGTTTCGGTGCGCCTACTATCATCCCGCGGCTGGCGTGCGCTTATCGGAAACGACTCCCGACGATGCGCGCCGTTTGCGGGCCAAGTGCGAATACGTGATTCCCTACGGTATCGACGATCCTTGTCCCGCCGGCCCTCGCACCGACTTATCTCCGGTTACCGCCGAGCGCCCGCTGCGCATCCTCTTCGTGGCGATGCTGCGCGAATCGAAGGGCTTGCTGGTACTGATCGAGGCGGCCGCCCACCTGGCGGCGCGCGGCGTGCCCTTTCAGTTCGAAGTGATGGGGCAGTTCATCACGCCCGAATTCGGCGAACGCGTGCAGAAGCGTGTCGAGGAGTTAGGGTTGCAGGAAAAGGTGAAGTTCCTGGGAATGCTCACGGGGGATGAGAAGTTCGCGGCCTACGCGCGTGCGGACGTGTTTTCGCTGCCCACTTTCTACGAGTCGGAAGCGTTTCCCGTTGTGCTGCTCGAAGCGCTGGCCAATGGACTGCCGATCGTCTCGACGCGGTGGCGCGGAATTCCTTCGCTGGTCGACGATGGCGAGACCGGATTCCTGGTGGAAACGCACGACCCGGAAGCCGTCGCCGCTCGACTGTCTCAACTGGCCGGCGATACGTCTCTGCGCGTGTCGATGGCGCGCGCCGCGCGTCGGCGATTCCTCGAAGACTACACGTTGTCGACGCACATCGCGCGCATGCGGGAAATGTTTCTGGAAGTCTCCGGCGAGACTCGGCGGGCGAGCGACGAGCCGCAAACATGCCCACAAGAAGTGCGTGAAACCGAAGCCGAGGTCGAGGCCCTTACCTAGCAAACCCAGCGAGCAACAGCACCGTGGGCCGCCGCGGCACATCGCGTCGACGTGAATCGACAGCTTGATCCTCCCCTACGAAGCGCGAAAAGTCATGAGCTATAGTGGATCGAAGTTGGGCCAGCGCCGTCCCTCCGGCGCAGCGCCCCAGAGCCGGACGGAACCGTCTGGCAAGGAAGTCGCCGCACGCGCCGAAAGCAGCGTGCCGCCCCCCTTGGGCAAAGCTTGGCGCAATGGCCATTCGGCGCTGGCCGCGGCCTTGAACCTGACGGCCGACGCCGTCTATTTCGTGTCGCTGGAAGACATGCGCATTTGCGCGGCGAATGTGGCCGCCACGGCGCGCACGGGCTATCACACCGGCGAACTGGTCGGCATGCGATTGACCGAAGTCGTGGCGGTGACTGAAGGCTTCGATCCCGTCGAAGAGTATTACGACGACGCCGAGCTTGCGGCGCTCGCGGCCCGCGGCATCGAGCATACGAAGGATGGTCAGCAGGTCGACGTCGAGATTCGCTGGCGGCGCGTGGCATCCGACGGCGATTCGCTGTTGGTGGCCGCGGTGCGCGAAGTTGTCGTGCCGGAAATGATTGCGCCTCCGGCGATCGAAGCCGATCCATGCGACCCGCTCACCGGATTACCCAGCCGCGTGCGCTTAGCCTCGCGGGTACGCGCGCTCGAGCGACGGCTGCGGGGCATAGCCGCGCCCGTAGCGCTTTTGTTCCTGGACGTCGACCGGTTCAAGGAAATCAACGACACGCACGGCCACCTGGTGGGCGATCGGGTACTGTGCGAAGTGGCGCAGCGCCTGCTGCGCTGCGTGCGCCAGGATGATCTGGTCGTGCGTTATGGCGGCGACGAATTCGTGGTATTGCTCGACGCGGTTCGGACCCGGCAGCAAGTCGAGCAAATGGTCGAGCGGATCGCGGCCGAGATTCGTGCGCCTGTTGCACTGGCCGAGGGGCACTTGATCGTGTCGGCCAGCATCGGCCTGGCAATGGCCCACGAGGCCGCCGAAATTGCCGATCTGTTGGAAATGGCTGATCAGGCCATGTACCGCGTGAAACGCGCCAGCCGGCGTGTGCCACGCTAGACGCGACAGCCCTTCCGTCCGACACGACGCCCGCGCGTCCGTGATATCTGCTATAACCTGCGCGCCAGCGTGGCCATTCCAAGCTGGTGCCGGGGCGTTGGACGCGTCCGGTCGAGCGGCGTCATCGTCGACGTGTCTTTTTCTTTTCCAGGCAGCGCAACGCCGCCATGCAACGGGCGCCCGCCAGGAGCTGGGAAACGCATGCGGATTCTTGTCACCGGCGGAGCTGGTTACATCGGCAGCCATACCGTGCGGCTGCTCTCGCGCGCCGGACATGAAGTCTGGTCCTATGACAATCTGTGTACCGGCCATCGAGAAGCCGTGCCCGAGGGCCGCCTGATCGTGGGCGACCTGACGAACCGCGCGCTTCTGGAAGCAACGCTGCGCGAGAAAAAAATCGACGCGGTGATGCACTTTGCCGCTTTCTCGCTGGTCGGGGAGTCGGTCACGAACCCG
The nucleotide sequence above comes from Pirellulales bacterium. Encoded proteins:
- a CDS encoding O-antigen ligase family protein, whose product is MNVFKKIGLWYVLATPILAGFSTFEFKADEGFTVTGLIWVLQFATGVLLLPFVWSSDDHRGDLRAWWPWLGWAAILFMSIAWCGNLGRRNIQEAMQLCMPVVVGMVAASVIRSRNDLRWFLGTFNVAMVFLALFTLLFISGRFDEEWISTRVRPAALTMTLIGCVYLSYYPRYKILPVLGWGTCILLTLLTQSRMATMTLLVAPIVFPVYHRRWINLAAVVALGFVGVGLFYTPIIQKKFFESGSGGITEAFSGDFAGAGRFEAWPEIWKEAWTHPLLGAGVGSAYDFVPQVWEDIFHVHNDYLRVFFELGIVGEVIFVFAMLWQLVFLYRHTQIARGLTRSTFVAAFMGWCALMISSGSDNTIIYNIYFTNLLFALIGAANGVFQASTADAHLPQPATSADLTNMHYRPI
- a CDS encoding sensor domain-containing diguanylate cyclase; this encodes MSYSGSKLGQRRPSGAAPQSRTEPSGKEVAARAESSVPPPLGKAWRNGHSALAAALNLTADAVYFVSLEDMRICAANVAATARTGYHTGELVGMRLTEVVAVTEGFDPVEEYYDDAELAALAARGIEHTKDGQQVDVEIRWRRVASDGDSLLVAAVREVVVPEMIAPPAIEADPCDPLTGLPSRVRLASRVRALERRLRGIAAPVALLFLDVDRFKEINDTHGHLVGDRVLCEVAQRLLRCVRQDDLVVRYGGDEFVVLLDAVRTRQQVEQMVERIAAEIRAPVALAEGHLIVSASIGLAMAHEAAEIADLLEMADQAMYRVKRASRRVPR
- a CDS encoding glycosyltransferase, whose product is MSENSKTAQPRLLLVAFECSPKHGSEWANGWNRALQAARRYETCVVTRGDDQEREIREYLARHGAIPNLRFEFLSCPGFGGHPVHVGGRRWMAYSKWQRAVFARVQELHAIQRFDLFHQVTNTGFREPGHLWQLDAPFVWGPIGGLHNYPWRFLGEAGLRGAATEGLRNVANTFQLYGSRRGRKAARRAKAVLAANSTGCEQFYRARGVLPLELLDVGIASVSDEPRPIRPAGEPLHILWSGQFVSRKALSLLLKAVAQLPGDVDYKLRIVGGGPLEARWKHLAERLGVAPKIDWVGWLPHDQARRQYDWADVFVFTSLRDNSGTVMLEAMAAGLPVVCLDHQGARDIVTAASGIKIPPHHPRQVVAELAAALVELATNVPRREQLGAGAHERAKDYLWDNLGRQTAVAYREVLADAAHAPRSVKRQSAPPRSQRVKLAAREAAVWAICRAAACQQAFHGRRPGNDFGILTYHRVTDRVPGFAAPTWNISPARLREQLAGLLRRGFKPRALSEVLEARTSGVKLPEGVFVVTFDDGYENNFTDALPVLEELGVPATIFLATSFLNSTSPFPFDDWSGRGQWGVPVSSWRPLESGQCRKLLDSGLIELGTHTHTHQRFLQRIDDFRADMQASIELLHDAFGVRRPTFAFPHGIHDSSMLDVVRDLGIRAALTTVPGLIDISSDPLGWGRFSVESHDTAATLAGKLGGWYTPLTHRLRSLGRSPARKTTRSSIIATVPAPEVEAPVEEALVACD
- a CDS encoding glycosyltransferase family 2 protein is translated as MSRHQTLPMTVSLIIPTYNRAHMITAAIRSALAQTRVPDEIVVVDDGSTDNTVEVLEQFAPLVRIVRQPNRGRSSARNNGIRNAKGDAVLFLDSDDMLMPRAVDACVAVLERRPEIDVVYGDAELVDVHGNFLCKYSDRMTGERPVGNILGELGRRCCLTMVTMVRKTALVGVAFEEGMEFGEDYDFWRQLAARSQFAYVDEPLMRYRIHPGMTVTSNPIKTLDSELEVQRRVHAMPEFACLPRRVRAMAYSSHGAKQAMRDRGRLARAMFWKAIVTDPTSLTPYALLGLSLFGLRPLQYAILKRRKMMGDNIAIEAGTKAIAQQRAVPAEDASDHDMAEVEEHIYG
- a CDS encoding GNAT family N-acetyltransferase; this encodes MQIRTTTPLQLTSDEIGAWTTMQRANPMLASPYFCAEFTQATALARHDVEVAVLEIGGRPVGFFPYQRSRWNVGRSVAGRLSDFQAMICYPGLQYDPAAVLRGCGLSAWHFDHLLDPQRNFQDFVWRDADSPHIVLGTGIEDYFEGQKNGKSLRSEYGQRKRKIEREVGPLRLETDVTDRSIIATCFRWKVEQYLRTGTPNVFAYRWVLDLFDAILSLRNDNFSSMVSVLYAGSTIAAVNFCLRSRDILHAWFPAYNMDLARYSPGTLQWFEMIDALPKLGFRRIDLGKGPEQFKRRFMNGAVRVAEGTVDLRPMQLLFRRVWQRARDRIRDSRLYGPARTPAAFLYRLNHWLEHRYVRSSRGTLTK
- a CDS encoding glycosyltransferase produces the protein MVKVLVVGQTPPPYLGQPIMLQRLLESNMADVEFLHVGTRLSTDSNEVGRFRVAKVLTLLPIIARIWWARLVHGVKVLYYPPAGPIRVTMFRDFAILLPTRWLFSKTIFHFHASGISEIYERLPAWQRWLFRCAYYHPAAGVRLSETTPDDARRLRAKCEYVIPYGIDDPCPAGPRTDLSPVTAERPLRILFVAMLRESKGLLVLIEAAAHLAARGVPFQFEVMGQFITPEFGERVQKRVEELGLQEKVKFLGMLTGDEKFAAYARADVFSLPTFYESEAFPVVLLEALANGLPIVSTRWRGIPSLVDDGETGFLVETHDPEAVAARLSQLAGDTSLRVSMARAARRRFLEDYTLSTHIARMREMFLEVSGETRRASDEPQTCPQEVRETEAEVEALT